The Aptenodytes patagonicus chromosome 15, bAptPat1.pri.cur, whole genome shotgun sequence genome has a segment encoding these proteins:
- the CCDC117 gene encoding coiled-coil domain-containing protein 117 isoform X2, with the protein MAALGRSCRGIPAGPAVEFPQAPAAAPDRHGPPAAARDDPQPGALGHGRLQPPMMIMAGNGSDGADGGGSSGLYLRSSFDVASLAALGSYNEGLTVAPVGSFTSAAHPQGLHQQQGHSHVSVRCGKKHKLEEEAEGCPVRKKRLTGAKNCPLNPNTEEWILCAGQQAAGEVASQYGGSGPETAMLEIPCEEMDQTMGEQQCEVARRKLQEIEDRSRPSMELVLWKPLPEFLTDKLKSVSVKNFKQQSTDGCQAKQSTPRAAFDPQTETFPESQQTAMSPDPYASLGISGCAEEEMEL; encoded by the exons ATGGCAGCGCTGGGCAGATCCTGTCGGGGCATCCCTGCGGGTCCTGCCGTGGAGTTCCCCCAGGCTCCGGCCGCTGCCCCTGACCGCCACGGCCCGCCGGCAGCCGCGCGGGACGACCCGCAGCCTGGAGCCCTCGGCCACGGCCGTCTCCAGCCACCCATGATGATAATGGCAGGGAACGGAAGCGACGGTGCCGATGGCGGCGGTTCCTCCGGCCTGTATCTGCGAAGCAGCTTCGACGTTGCCTCTCTGGCTGCGCTTGGAAGTTACAACGAGGGCTTGACGGTCGCCCCGGTGGGCTCCTTCACGAGTGCGGCGCACCCGCAAGGCCTGCACCAGCAGCAGGGCCACAGCCA tgtctCTGTTCGCTGTGGAAAGAAGCATAAGCTAGAAGAAGAGGCGGAAGG TTGTCCTGTGAGGAAGAAGAGACTGACAGGAGCCAAAAATTGCCCTTTGAATCCCAACACTGAAGAATGGATTCTCTGTGCAGgtcagcaggcagctggggaggtAGCAAGTCAGTATGGTGGCAGCGGTCCTGAAACTGCCATGTTAGAAATTCCCTGTGAAGAAATGGATCAGACAATGGGGGAACAGCAATGCGAGGTTGCTCGCAGGAAGCTTCAGGAAATTGAGGACAG GAGCCGTCCTTCTATGGAGCTGGTGCTTTGGAAACCTCTTCCTGAATTTCTCACAGATAAACTGAAGTCTGTTTCTGTTAAGAACTTCAAGCAGCAGAGTACAGACGGATGTCAGGCTAAGCAGTCAACACCAAGAGCTGCTTTTGACCCACAGACTGAAACATTCCCTGAATCACAACAGACTGCCATGTCTCCAGATCCATATGCTAGTTTGGGAATCTCTGGGTGtgcagaagaagaaatggaattgTAG
- the CCDC117 gene encoding coiled-coil domain-containing protein 117 isoform X1 — translation MAALGRSCRGIPAGPAVEFPQAPAAAPDRHGPPAAARDDPQPGALGHGRLQPPMMIMAGNGSDGADGGGSSGLYLRSSFDVASLAALGSYNEGLTVAPVGSFTSAAHPQGLHQQQGHSHVSVRCGKKHKLEEEAEGCPVRKKRLTGAKNCPLNPNTEEWILCAGQQAAGEVASQYGGSGPETAMLEIPCEEMDQTMGEQQCEVARRKLQEIEDRIIDEDEEVHADGNVSNLPTLILSDTLKKGMKRDFGEVLTKKIIESMSRPSMELVLWKPLPEFLTDKLKSVSVKNFKQQSTDGCQAKQSTPRAAFDPQTETFPESQQTAMSPDPYASLGISGCAEEEMEL, via the exons ATGGCAGCGCTGGGCAGATCCTGTCGGGGCATCCCTGCGGGTCCTGCCGTGGAGTTCCCCCAGGCTCCGGCCGCTGCCCCTGACCGCCACGGCCCGCCGGCAGCCGCGCGGGACGACCCGCAGCCTGGAGCCCTCGGCCACGGCCGTCTCCAGCCACCCATGATGATAATGGCAGGGAACGGAAGCGACGGTGCCGATGGCGGCGGTTCCTCCGGCCTGTATCTGCGAAGCAGCTTCGACGTTGCCTCTCTGGCTGCGCTTGGAAGTTACAACGAGGGCTTGACGGTCGCCCCGGTGGGCTCCTTCACGAGTGCGGCGCACCCGCAAGGCCTGCACCAGCAGCAGGGCCACAGCCA tgtctCTGTTCGCTGTGGAAAGAAGCATAAGCTAGAAGAAGAGGCGGAAGG TTGTCCTGTGAGGAAGAAGAGACTGACAGGAGCCAAAAATTGCCCTTTGAATCCCAACACTGAAGAATGGATTCTCTGTGCAGgtcagcaggcagctggggaggtAGCAAGTCAGTATGGTGGCAGCGGTCCTGAAACTGCCATGTTAGAAATTCCCTGTGAAGAAATGGATCAGACAATGGGGGAACAGCAATGCGAGGTTGCTCGCAGGAAGCTTCAGGAAATTGAGGACAG GATAATTGATGAAGATGAGGAAGTTCATGCTGATGGAAATGTTAGCAATCTGCCCACTCTTATCCTGTCAGATACCCTTAAAAAAGGGATGAAGAGGGATTTTGGTGAAGTCctgacaaagaaaataatagaatCTAT GAGCCGTCCTTCTATGGAGCTGGTGCTTTGGAAACCTCTTCCTGAATTTCTCACAGATAAACTGAAGTCTGTTTCTGTTAAGAACTTCAAGCAGCAGAGTACAGACGGATGTCAGGCTAAGCAGTCAACACCAAGAGCTGCTTTTGACCCACAGACTGAAACATTCCCTGAATCACAACAGACTGCCATGTCTCCAGATCCATATGCTAGTTTGGGAATCTCTGGGTGtgcagaagaagaaatggaattgTAG